The following coding sequences lie in one Sinorhizobium fredii USDA 257 genomic window:
- a CDS encoding C45 family autoproteolytic acyltransferase/hydolase, translating into MYKTFVAAWEDRPGEAWLSRFVAGRAEAESWYFGQAVASTPSAKECRAALQQHMPELLPHYEHACALVGADEVAHRVLSHYRPAPERFGCSQAVWLGEEGPALVRNFDYPPNVVSDRFEMTEWSGLKVISKAQRPWGGCLDGMNEEGLVASVTLGGSRAQGVGFSIILMLRYVLETCHQVKQAVEALCRIPVALPQNVTVLDRSGRYATLFLGPRQQPIVSRLKACTNHQPAVRPSSSSMTRQLAVLEAIEDPSTSLSSLTDRFLLAPLYSGCGSYRTLYTAVYRPAEGRVDYIWPGKSWCQSFEDFRVGEYTHCYG; encoded by the coding sequence ATGTACAAGACGTTCGTCGCGGCGTGGGAGGACCGGCCTGGGGAAGCTTGGCTATCGCGTTTTGTCGCTGGCCGGGCCGAGGCCGAGAGCTGGTATTTTGGCCAAGCTGTGGCATCGACCCCAAGTGCAAAGGAGTGTCGTGCCGCTCTCCAGCAGCACATGCCGGAACTGCTTCCTCATTATGAGCACGCTTGTGCCCTCGTCGGAGCGGATGAGGTCGCTCATCGGGTGCTGAGCCATTATCGCCCTGCGCCGGAACGCTTTGGCTGTAGTCAGGCAGTCTGGCTCGGAGAGGAAGGCCCCGCACTGGTCCGCAATTTCGACTATCCGCCTAATGTCGTCTCTGATCGCTTCGAGATGACTGAATGGTCAGGCTTGAAGGTGATTTCGAAGGCGCAGCGACCTTGGGGCGGTTGCCTCGACGGGATGAACGAGGAAGGTCTGGTCGCCAGTGTGACCTTAGGAGGAAGCCGTGCTCAGGGCGTCGGTTTCTCCATCATTCTCATGCTCCGTTACGTGCTCGAGACTTGTCATCAAGTGAAGCAGGCGGTGGAAGCCTTGTGCCGTATACCCGTGGCGCTTCCGCAGAACGTGACCGTGCTTGATCGCTCCGGCCGCTACGCTACCTTGTTCCTCGGCCCCCGGCAGCAACCGATCGTTTCGCGCCTGAAGGCATGTACGAACCATCAGCCGGCCGTAAGACCGTCATCGTCCTCGATGACGCGGCAGCTCGCGGTTCTCGAAGCGATCGAGGATCCTTCAACGTCCCTTTCCAGTCTGACTGACCGATTTCTTCTGGCGCCGCTTTATTCCGGGTGTGGCTCTTACCGAACGCTCTACACGGCCGTCTACCGGCCTGCTGAAGGCCGAGTGGACTATATCTGGCCGGGGAAAAGCTGGTGTCAATCCTTCGAGGACTTCCGAGTAGGCGAGTACACACACTGCTATGGCTGA
- a CDS encoding MFS transporter, producing MTNINQSISTLSADRARIPPFAFVLTASIGVIGSNSLALGPIAPEVARSLSTDVPAVMTASAAFGLGTAASAVFLGRLIDRHGPRRMLTAALLLLAAGLGISAAAPALWLLVAAQLFVGIAAGIALPAIYTLASVIAPAGRESETIGLVLTGWTLSMVAGVPLSAAIADFAGWRTVYVVVAAATLIACAAVRLAAVREHSSGKATSPLAALGVRGVVPLLAACAAFMAAFYGVYAYIGDHLHAALGLPVSANGLVAVSYGLGFGGAAFLDRLIDRFDAGRLLPLIFLAVAAVYVSMAAASGSYPAMLAVVFLWGLANHFGLNVLIMRLTALDPARRGAIMGLNSGVTYLALFAGTLGFGAAYAETVFSILPLAAAGLMLAAALAAALARDYMSPAHQP from the coding sequence ATGACGAACATCAATCAATCGATTTCAACCTTATCCGCCGACAGGGCGCGCATCCCGCCCTTCGCCTTCGTGCTGACCGCCTCGATCGGCGTGATCGGCTCCAATTCGCTGGCGCTCGGGCCGATCGCGCCGGAAGTGGCTCGGAGTCTTAGCACGGACGTTCCTGCGGTGATGACGGCTTCCGCCGCCTTCGGTCTCGGCACCGCAGCGAGTGCCGTCTTCCTTGGACGCCTCATCGACCGCCACGGTCCGCGTCGCATGCTCACGGCGGCGCTGCTGCTGCTTGCCGCCGGGCTCGGCATCAGCGCGGCCGCACCGGCGCTGTGGCTGCTGGTCGCCGCCCAGCTCTTCGTCGGCATCGCCGCAGGCATCGCGCTTCCCGCCATCTATACGCTGGCGTCGGTCATCGCGCCGGCGGGGCGCGAGAGCGAGACGATCGGCCTGGTGCTGACCGGCTGGACGCTGAGCATGGTCGCCGGTGTCCCACTGTCGGCGGCGATCGCCGATTTCGCCGGCTGGCGGACAGTCTATGTCGTAGTCGCCGCCGCGACCCTGATCGCCTGCGCCGCCGTCCGGCTCGCCGCGGTGCGGGAGCACTCAAGCGGCAAGGCGACCTCGCCGCTTGCGGCGCTCGGCGTCCGCGGCGTCGTGCCGCTCCTGGCTGCCTGCGCGGCCTTCATGGCGGCCTTCTACGGCGTCTACGCCTATATCGGCGACCATCTCCATGCCGCACTCGGCCTGCCCGTCAGCGCCAACGGCCTCGTTGCGGTCTCCTACGGATTGGGCTTCGGCGGTGCGGCCTTCCTCGACCGCCTGATCGACCGGTTCGACGCCGGCAGGCTGCTGCCGCTCATCTTCCTGGCCGTCGCGGCCGTCTATGTTTCGATGGCGGCGGCGAGCGGCTCCTATCCTGCCATGCTGGCAGTCGTCTTTCTCTGGGGGCTTGCCAACCATTTTGGGCTGAACGTGCTCATCATGCGGCTGACCGCGCTCGATCCCGCCAGACGCGGCGCGATCATGGGGCTCAACAGCGGCGTCACCTATCTCGCCCTCTTCGCCGGCACGCTCGGCTTCGGCGCGGCTTATGCCGAGACTGTTTTTTCCATCCTGCCCTTGGCGGCGGCAGGGTTGATGCTGGCAGCCGCCCTCGCCGCGGCCCTCGCGCGCGACTACATGTCCCCGGCACATCAGCCATAG
- a CDS encoding TRAP transporter small permease yields the protein MTRIIDFYFFALKVTIALLLAGMVVLVFGNVVLRYAFNQGITVSEELSRIFFVWLTFLGAVVAMREHGHLGVDTLIKRLPPLGAKVAVLLGHALMLYATWLMISGSWAQTLINLHVGAPATGLSMGFFYGAGLAFGIPAFLILLSDAFAIATGRIDVATAELVRDSEDEVALDDLPEPALGPLSAKH from the coding sequence ATGACCCGCATCATCGATTTCTATTTCTTCGCGCTGAAGGTGACGATCGCCCTGCTGCTGGCCGGCATGGTCGTGCTCGTCTTCGGCAATGTCGTCCTGCGCTACGCCTTCAACCAGGGAATCACGGTTTCCGAGGAGCTGTCGCGCATCTTCTTCGTCTGGCTGACCTTTCTCGGCGCCGTCGTCGCCATGCGCGAACACGGCCATCTCGGTGTTGATACGCTGATCAAGCGGCTGCCGCCGCTCGGCGCAAAGGTCGCCGTGCTCCTAGGCCATGCGCTGATGCTCTATGCCACCTGGCTGATGATCAGCGGCAGTTGGGCGCAGACGCTGATCAACCTTCATGTCGGCGCGCCGGCGACCGGCCTTTCCATGGGCTTCTTCTATGGCGCCGGCCTCGCCTTCGGCATTCCGGCCTTCCTGATACTGCTTTCCGATGCCTTCGCCATCGCCACCGGCCGCATCGATGTGGCGACCGCCGAACTGGTGCGCGACAGCGAGGACGAGGTCGCCCTCGACGATCTTCCCGAGCCCGCGCTCGGCCCGCTGTCTGCGAAGCACTGA
- a CDS encoding tripartite tricarboxylate transporter permease: protein MDLFSNLALGFATAASPANLLFCLIGVLLGTLIGVLPGIGATATIAMLLPITFQLEPVSSLIMLAGIYYGAQYGGSTTAILINMPGESSSAVTAIDGYQMARNGRAGAALAIAALGSFFAGTVSTFLVAIFAPPLTAMALEFGAAEYFSLMIVGLISAVALAHGSIVKALAMVALGLLLGLVGTDIYSGTPRFTLGIREYADGLNFVALAVGVFGIAEILRNLESEKTREVLMAKVSELMPTREDFKRMFGPVVRGTAIGSALGILPGGGAILAAFASYTVEKRISDRPEEFGKGAIAGVAGPESANNAGAQTSFIPLLTLGIPANPVMALMIGAMIIQGIVPGPNVAVEQPALFWGIIASMWIGNLMLVVLNLPLIGLWVKLLKIPYFILFPIIMAFCSIGVYSVNSNVYDLYAVAFFGLVGYLLLKLRCEPAPLLLGFVLGPLIEENLRRAMILSRGDPTTFVTRPISAVLLLIAAIVLVVVFLPSVKAKREEVFVEED from the coding sequence ATGGATCTTTTCAGCAATCTCGCCCTTGGCTTCGCCACTGCCGCTTCGCCGGCTAACCTGCTCTTCTGCCTGATCGGCGTGCTCCTTGGCACACTCATCGGCGTGCTGCCCGGCATCGGCGCCACGGCGACCATCGCCATGCTGTTGCCGATCACCTTCCAGCTCGAGCCGGTTTCCTCGCTGATCATGCTCGCCGGCATCTATTACGGCGCCCAATATGGCGGCTCGACCACAGCGATCCTGATCAACATGCCGGGCGAATCCTCCTCCGCCGTCACCGCCATCGATGGCTATCAAATGGCCCGCAACGGCCGCGCCGGCGCCGCGCTCGCGATCGCGGCGCTCGGCTCATTCTTCGCCGGAACCGTCTCGACCTTTCTCGTCGCAATCTTCGCGCCGCCGCTCACCGCGATGGCGCTGGAATTCGGCGCGGCGGAATATTTCTCGCTGATGATCGTCGGTCTGATCTCCGCCGTCGCGTTGGCGCATGGCTCGATCGTCAAGGCGCTCGCCATGGTCGCGCTCGGCCTTTTGCTCGGGCTGGTCGGTACCGACATCTATTCCGGCACGCCGCGCTTCACCCTCGGCATTCGCGAATATGCCGACGGTCTCAATTTCGTCGCACTCGCCGTCGGCGTTTTCGGCATTGCCGAGATCCTGCGCAATCTCGAAAGCGAAAAGACCCGTGAAGTGTTGATGGCAAAGGTCAGCGAGCTGATGCCGACCCGTGAGGACTTCAAAAGAATGTTTGGGCCAGTGGTGCGCGGCACGGCGATCGGCTCGGCGCTTGGCATCCTGCCCGGAGGTGGGGCGATCCTCGCCGCCTTCGCCTCCTATACAGTCGAAAAGCGTATATCCGACCGGCCGGAGGAATTCGGAAAAGGCGCCATCGCCGGCGTCGCAGGACCGGAAAGCGCCAACAACGCCGGCGCCCAGACCTCGTTCATTCCGCTGCTCACCCTCGGCATCCCGGCGAATCCGGTGATGGCGCTGATGATCGGCGCAATGATCATCCAGGGCATCGTGCCCGGTCCGAATGTGGCGGTGGAACAGCCCGCCCTCTTCTGGGGCATCATCGCCTCGATGTGGATCGGCAACCTGATGCTCGTCGTCCTGAACCTGCCGCTGATCGGGCTCTGGGTGAAGCTGCTGAAGATCCCCTATTTCATCTTGTTTCCGATCATCATGGCCTTCTGTTCGATCGGGGTCTACAGCGTCAATTCCAACGTCTACGACCTCTATGCAGTCGCCTTCTTCGGTCTCGTCGGGTATCTGTTGCTGAAATTGCGTTGCGAGCCGGCGCCGCTGCTGCTCGGATTCGTCCTCGGCCCGTTGATCGAGGAAAACCTTCGCCGCGCCATGATCCTATCGCGCGGCGACCCGACCACCTTCGTCACCCGACCGATCAGTGCCGTCCTCTTGCTGATCGCGGCCATCGTGCTCGTCGTCGTCTTCCTGCCGAGCGTCAAGGCCAAGCGCGAGGAGGTTTTCGTCGAAGAGGATTGA
- a CDS encoding TetR family transcriptional regulator, with amino-acid sequence MAERQMNGRKNDPQRTQEDILDVATEEFSTHGLAGARVDAIAEKTRTSKRMIYYYFGSKEALYLAVLERSYRKIRTLEADLALANLPPEHALRTLIATTFDHDEANPDFVRLVSIENIHHAAHMLRSEAIRELNVSVIQTIDAIVQRGLADGTFCRKADPIDIHMMISAFCFFRVSNRYTFGTIFRRDLSEPATLERHRTMIADAVVSYLKGGETVGEAGRP; translated from the coding sequence ATGGCCGAACGGCAGATGAACGGCAGGAAGAACGATCCGCAGAGAACCCAGGAAGACATTCTCGATGTGGCGACGGAGGAGTTCTCCACCCATGGCCTGGCGGGCGCCCGGGTGGACGCGATCGCCGAAAAGACGCGCACGTCGAAGCGGATGATCTACTATTACTTCGGCAGCAAGGAGGCCCTCTATCTCGCCGTGCTGGAGCGCTCCTACCGCAAGATCCGGACCCTCGAGGCCGATCTTGCCCTTGCCAATCTCCCGCCCGAACACGCGCTCCGGACGCTGATCGCCACGACCTTCGACCATGACGAGGCCAATCCCGACTTCGTCCGCCTGGTCAGCATCGAGAACATCCACCACGCCGCCCACATGCTGCGCTCGGAGGCGATCCGCGAATTGAACGTTTCGGTGATCCAGACGATCGACGCGATCGTCCAGCGCGGCCTTGCCGACGGCACCTTCTGCCGCAAGGCCGATCCGATCGACATTCACATGATGATCAGTGCCTTCTGCTTCTTCCGCGTCTCGAACCGCTACACCTTCGGCACCATCTTCCGCCGCGACCTTTCGGAGCCGGCGACGTTGGAGCGCCATCGGACGATGATTGCCGATGCGGTGGTGAGCTATTTGAAGGGCGGGGAGACGGTAGGCGAGGCGGGGCGTCCATAG
- a CDS encoding DNA helicase → MKLSAPIYHLKRKAKRLSRDENIPLHAALDRVALQEGYNDWSLLASKLSASSPAGKLLARLKPGDLMLLAARPGQGKTLMSLELAVEAMKAGNRAAFFTLEYTREDVLERFRAIGVEYAQCEGLFEFDCSDAIGADYIMEKLASAPRGTLVVVDYLQLLDQRRENPELAQQVRALKAFASDRGLIFVFISQIDRSYDPLTKPCPDVRDVRLPNPLDLQVFNKTCFLNKGELRFEAAA, encoded by the coding sequence ATGAAGCTGTCTGCGCCGATTTACCATTTGAAGCGCAAAGCCAAACGCCTGTCGCGCGATGAGAACATCCCGCTCCATGCAGCGCTTGACCGCGTAGCTCTCCAGGAGGGCTACAACGATTGGAGCCTTCTTGCGTCCAAACTGTCAGCGTCCAGTCCGGCCGGCAAGCTGCTTGCTCGATTGAAGCCGGGTGATCTGATGCTCTTGGCCGCGCGCCCCGGTCAAGGCAAGACCCTGATGAGCCTTGAACTTGCCGTGGAAGCAATGAAAGCCGGCAATCGGGCCGCATTCTTCACGCTCGAGTACACAAGAGAGGACGTTCTCGAGCGTTTCCGCGCCATTGGGGTGGAGTACGCCCAATGCGAAGGGCTGTTTGAATTCGACTGCTCGGACGCCATAGGGGCCGATTACATCATGGAGAAACTGGCGTCAGCGCCCCGCGGCACTTTGGTCGTCGTAGACTATCTGCAGCTGCTTGATCAGAGACGTGAAAACCCCGAATTGGCGCAGCAGGTTCGAGCGCTGAAAGCGTTTGCGTCGGATCGCGGGCTGATCTTTGTCTTTATTTCGCAGATCGATCGATCATACGACCCTTTGACGAAGCCGTGCCCGGATGTTCGCGATGTCCGGCTACCGAACCCCTTGGATCTGCAGGTGTTTAACAAGACCTGCTTCCTGAACAAAGGCGAACTGCGATTCGAGGCAGCAGCCTAA
- a CDS encoding tripartite tricarboxylate transporter TctB family protein, translated as MKSISFDTTNALCGGILTAVGLFFAWQSFNLELGTAFRMGPGYFPLLLAVILTLLGAVILVQSMRVQHEPMGPIALRGMFFILPAPIFFGLTVRGLGFVPSLFFTALIACFASHRMKPHWALAISLVLTVFSVAVFSYGLNLPFERFGPWVRF; from the coding sequence ATGAAATCCATCTCCTTCGATACCACCAACGCGCTGTGCGGCGGCATCCTGACGGCTGTCGGGTTGTTCTTCGCGTGGCAGTCGTTCAATCTTGAGCTCGGCACCGCCTTCCGCATGGGCCCCGGCTATTTCCCGCTCCTTCTCGCGGTGATTTTGACGTTACTCGGCGCAGTCATCCTGGTTCAATCCATGAGGGTTCAGCACGAGCCAATGGGGCCGATCGCGCTGCGCGGCATGTTCTTCATCCTACCGGCGCCGATCTTTTTCGGCCTGACCGTTCGTGGACTGGGCTTCGTTCCGTCACTGTTCTTCACGGCGCTCATCGCCTGTTTCGCGTCTCATCGGATGAAGCCGCACTGGGCGCTCGCCATTTCGCTGGTGCTGACGGTCTTCTCCGTCGCCGTCTTCAGTTACGGGCTCAATCTGCCCTTTGAGCGTTTCGGCCCCTGGGTCCGGTTCTAG
- a CDS encoding TRAP transporter large permease subunit — translation MTVSIFLGALLGPMALGVPIAFALVLSGVALMFYLDLFDAQIVAQNVLNGADSFPLMAVPFFLLAGEVMNTGGLSRRIVALAMAMVGHIRGGLGFVAIFAACILSSLSGSAVADAAALGALLLPMMLKSGHDAARAGGLLASASIIGPIIPPSIGFILYGVVGGVSITKLFLAGIFPGLMIAAALCITWFIVARKEQFELPPRESGAVRLKTFTDSIWALLLPVIIIVGLKFGVFTPTEAGVVAAVYSLFVAMVVYRELPPAKLFHVFVAAAKITAVVMFLVACAAVSAWLITVADVPGALAALVEPLMDNQTALLIAIMALIVVVGTAMDMTPTILVMTPVLMPIIKQAGIDPVYFGVLFIINNSIGLITPPVGTVLNVICGVSKLSMEELMKGVMPFLIAELIVLLLLVLFPELVTVPVSWFGH, via the coding sequence ATGACAGTTTCGATCTTTCTTGGCGCGCTTCTCGGTCCCATGGCGCTCGGCGTGCCGATCGCTTTCGCCCTGGTCCTCAGCGGCGTCGCGCTGATGTTCTATCTTGATCTCTTCGACGCGCAGATCGTGGCGCAGAATGTCTTGAACGGCGCCGACAGCTTTCCGCTGATGGCCGTGCCCTTCTTCCTGCTCGCCGGCGAAGTGATGAACACCGGTGGTCTTTCCCGCCGCATCGTCGCGCTGGCGATGGCGATGGTCGGCCACATCCGCGGCGGCCTCGGCTTCGTGGCGATCTTCGCCGCCTGCATTCTCTCCAGCCTCTCCGGCTCGGCCGTCGCCGATGCGGCGGCACTCGGCGCGCTGCTTCTGCCGATGATGCTGAAGAGCGGCCACGACGCGGCCCGCGCCGGCGGCCTGCTGGCGTCTGCCTCGATCATCGGCCCGATCATTCCGCCGTCGATCGGCTTCATTCTCTACGGCGTCGTCGGCGGCGTCTCGATCACCAAGCTGTTCCTCGCCGGCATCTTTCCCGGGCTGATGATCGCCGCAGCGCTGTGCATCACCTGGTTCATCGTCGCCCGCAAGGAGCAGTTCGAACTGCCGCCGAGAGAGAGCGGCGCGGTGCGCCTTAAGACCTTCACCGACAGCATCTGGGCGCTTCTCCTACCGGTGATCATCATCGTCGGCCTGAAGTTCGGCGTCTTCACGCCGACCGAAGCGGGCGTCGTGGCGGCGGTCTATTCGCTATTCGTCGCGATGGTGGTCTATCGCGAGTTGCCGCCGGCAAAGCTCTTCCACGTCTTTGTCGCCGCCGCCAAGATCACCGCCGTCGTCATGTTCCTGGTCGCCTGCGCCGCGGTCTCGGCCTGGCTGATCACCGTCGCCGACGTGCCGGGGGCGCTCGCCGCCCTCGTCGAGCCGCTGATGGACAACCAGACGGCTCTGCTCATCGCCATCATGGCGCTGATCGTCGTCGTCGGCACCGCCATGGACATGACGCCGACCATCCTGGTGATGACGCCGGTATTGATGCCGATCATCAAGCAGGCTGGCATCGACCCGGTCTATTTCGGCGTGCTGTTCATCATCAACAATTCGATCGGTCTCATCACGCCGCCGGTCGGCACGGTCCTGAACGTTATCTGCGGCGTTTCGAAACTATCGATGGAAGAACTGATGAAGGGCGTGATGCCCTTCCTGATCGCCGAACTGATCGTTCTTTTGTTGCTCGTCCTGTTCCCTGAGCTGGTGACCGTTCCGGTCTCCTGGTTCGGGCACTGA
- a CDS encoding type II toxin-antitoxin system VapB family antitoxin — protein sequence MAEPQLSVRSARARDLAHRLARRENRSIADIVERALEAYEVREAGREPASTFYTRLSESYGTDIDLDAVIKEGQQIHKGPEL from the coding sequence ATGGCCGAACCTCAGCTTTCAGTCCGCAGTGCCAGGGCGCGTGATCTTGCGCACCGGCTGGCTCGTCGTGAGAACCGCTCAATCGCCGATATCGTCGAACGCGCGCTTGAAGCCTATGAGGTGCGCGAGGCGGGTCGAGAGCCGGCTTCAACATTTTACACGCGCCTGTCGGAAAGCTATGGCACCGACATTGACCTTGACGCCGTCATCAAAGAAGGGCAGCAAATCCACAAGGGTCCCGAGCTTTGA
- a CDS encoding type II toxin-antitoxin system VapC family toxin, with protein MIFLDTNVISETLRKSPSEAVISWLVRHDAELALPTVTIAEIAYGIQKIMPDQRALRLEQALAAWRRRFADRIFGLTEEAAMAYGEIMEAASRQGRSMSAPDGMIAAIARVNGGRLATRNIADFQATGLDLISPWAF; from the coding sequence TTGATCTTTCTGGATACCAATGTGATCTCTGAGACGCTGCGCAAGTCGCCGTCCGAGGCCGTGATCTCGTGGCTGGTGCGCCACGATGCCGAACTCGCCCTCCCTACTGTTACGATCGCCGAGATCGCTTACGGCATCCAAAAGATCATGCCCGACCAGCGGGCGCTCCGACTGGAACAAGCACTCGCCGCCTGGCGGAGACGTTTTGCCGATCGAATTTTCGGCCTGACGGAGGAGGCAGCCATGGCATACGGCGAAATCATGGAGGCAGCGTCGCGCCAGGGCCGCAGCATGTCCGCTCCAGATGGCATGATCGCCGCGATCGCACGGGTGAACGGCGGGCGCCTGGCGACGCGCAACATTGCGGACTTCCAAGCGACCGGGCTCGATCTCATTTCGCCGTGGGCATTCTAG
- a CDS encoding Lrp/AsnC family transcriptional regulator, with protein MDQNTDDVRRKRPSERDLDPMDRKLLGVLVEDATTSYAELGERVGLSPPAAHERVKRLRRSGAIRRVAALIDPEAIGKTLLAFVHVDTTGWGKTQALLAIEEYPEVEEIHSVAGDTCMLLKVRTESTHALEGLLARLYDTPGVKATRSYVVLSTYLERPVQPGTTSEWPAVVKG; from the coding sequence ATGGATCAAAATACAGATGACGTTCGGCGGAAACGCCCGTCCGAGCGTGACCTCGACCCGATGGACCGAAAACTATTAGGCGTCCTGGTCGAGGACGCGACCACGAGCTACGCCGAACTCGGCGAACGCGTCGGCCTTTCGCCGCCGGCCGCGCACGAGCGCGTGAAGCGCCTCAGGCGCTCGGGGGCGATCCGTCGGGTGGCGGCGCTGATCGATCCCGAGGCGATCGGGAAAACGCTGCTTGCCTTTGTTCATGTCGATACGACTGGCTGGGGCAAGACGCAGGCGCTGCTTGCGATCGAGGAGTATCCTGAAGTGGAGGAGATTCACTCGGTCGCAGGCGACACCTGCATGCTGCTCAAGGTCCGCACCGAGAGCACCCATGCGCTCGAAGGCTTGTTGGCGCGCCTCTATGACACGCCTGGGGTCAAGGCGACGCGGAGCTATGTCGTGCTTTCAACCTATTTGGAACGGCCGGTGCAGCCAGGGACGACGAGCGAATGGCCGGCGGTGGTGAAGGGCTAA
- a CDS encoding tripartite tricarboxylate transporter substrate-binding protein: MKILNALLGAVAAVSLFAASASAQTYPERTITMVVPFSAGGPTDTVARLVAESMSKDLGQQIIVENVGGAGGTLGAGRVAQADPDGYTILLHHIGMATSATLYRKLAYDTLNAFEYVGLVTEVPMTIVARKDFEPTDLKGVIEYAKANKDTVTVANAGIGAASHLCGMMFMDAIDTPLTTVPYKGTGPAMTDLLGGQVDIMCDQTTNTTKQIQGGTIKAYAVTSPKRLKIFPDLPTAEEAGLQGFQVGIWHGVYAPKGTPAEVTERLSKSLQKALKDENVAARFGELGTEPSSEADATPAALKAKLESEIARWKPVIEAAGQYAD, encoded by the coding sequence ATGAAAATTTTGAACGCGCTTCTGGGCGCCGTCGCCGCCGTTTCCCTGTTTGCCGCTTCGGCCAGCGCCCAAACCTATCCGGAGCGCACGATCACCATGGTGGTGCCCTTCTCGGCCGGCGGGCCGACCGACACGGTCGCCCGTCTCGTCGCCGAGTCGATGTCGAAGGACCTCGGCCAACAGATCATCGTCGAGAACGTCGGCGGCGCCGGCGGCACGCTCGGTGCCGGCCGCGTCGCCCAGGCCGATCCCGACGGCTACACGATCCTGCTCCACCACATCGGCATGGCGACCAGCGCCACACTCTATCGCAAGCTCGCCTACGACACGCTGAACGCCTTCGAATATGTCGGCCTCGTCACCGAGGTGCCGATGACGATCGTCGCCCGCAAGGATTTCGAGCCGACCGATCTCAAGGGGGTGATCGAATACGCCAAGGCCAACAAGGATACGGTGACGGTCGCCAATGCCGGCATCGGCGCCGCATCTCACCTCTGCGGCATGATGTTCATGGACGCCATCGACACGCCGCTGACGACCGTGCCTTACAAGGGCACCGGCCCGGCCATGACAGATCTGCTCGGCGGCCAGGTCGACATCATGTGCGATCAGACGACCAACACGACGAAGCAGATCCAAGGCGGCACGATCAAGGCCTATGCCGTCACCTCGCCGAAGCGACTGAAGATCTTCCCCGACCTTCCGACGGCTGAAGAAGCCGGTCTTCAGGGTTTCCAAGTCGGCATCTGGCACGGCGTCTATGCTCCGAAGGGCACGCCCGCTGAGGTTACCGAGCGCCTCTCCAAGTCACTGCAAAAGGCCCTCAAGGACGAGAACGTCGCCGCCCGCTTCGGCGAACTCGGCACCGAGCCGTCCAGCGAGGCTGACGCGACGCCGGCGGCCCTGAAGGCCAAGCTCGAAAGCGAGATCGCTCGCTGGAAGCCGGTAATCGAGGCGGCCGGCCAGTACGCCGACTAA
- a CDS encoding pseudouridine synthase: MKQRRPLPGRKSAGAKAGDSAAGRRVTLARALSKLGYCSRTQAEKLIAEGRVSVGGRRTTDLSHWVDIDRDRIAVDGTAIAAEAKTYLMLNKPRGLVTTRDDPEGRPTVFDCLADVDARFLSPVGRLDKASEGLLLFTNDTVLAQRLLDPATHLGKIYHVQVRGFFDEASARAMMDGVTEGGEVLKATHVRGLRSGGRNSWIEVELQEGRNRQIRRMLEALGFECLRLIRVSIGEISLGDLPKGAIRPLTEAEIQNLRRRTGS, encoded by the coding sequence GTGAAGCAGCGCCGCCCCTTGCCAGGCAGGAAATCCGCCGGGGCGAAAGCCGGCGACAGCGCCGCCGGCCGGCGCGTCACGCTTGCCCGGGCGCTCTCCAAGCTCGGCTACTGCTCGCGCACCCAGGCGGAGAAACTGATCGCCGAGGGCCGCGTCAGTGTCGGCGGCCGCAGGACGACCGATCTTTCGCATTGGGTTGATATCGACAGGGACAGGATCGCCGTCGATGGAACCGCGATCGCCGCCGAGGCGAAGACCTATCTGATGCTGAACAAGCCGCGCGGACTCGTGACGACGCGCGACGACCCGGAAGGGCGACCGACGGTGTTCGATTGCCTCGCAGACGTCGATGCCCGCTTCCTCTCGCCGGTCGGGCGGCTCGACAAGGCGAGCGAAGGGCTGCTGCTCTTCACCAACGACACCGTTCTGGCGCAGCGCCTGCTCGATCCGGCGACCCATCTCGGCAAGATCTATCACGTCCAGGTGCGCGGCTTCTTCGATGAGGCCTCGGCTCGGGCGATGATGGATGGAGTGACCGAGGGCGGCGAGGTGCTGAAGGCGACGCATGTTCGCGGCCTGAGAAGCGGCGGCAGGAACTCCTGGATCGAGGTCGAGCTCCAGGAAGGACGCAACCGCCAAATCCGCCGCATGCTGGAGGCGCTCGGTTTCGAATGCCTGCGGCTCATCCGCGTCTCGATCGGCGAGATCAGTCTCGGCGACCTGCCGAAGGGAGCGATCCGGCCGCTCACCGAGGCGGAGATTCAAAATCTTCGGCGGCGCACCGGTTCCTGA